A window of the Cicer arietinum cultivar CDC Frontier isolate Library 1 chromosome 6, Cicar.CDCFrontier_v2.0, whole genome shotgun sequence genome harbors these coding sequences:
- the LOC101496229 gene encoding uncharacterized protein, which translates to MGNNRQHRFRNHRNHHAQSSRQNQSALENDSQICVQETCEGDNEEAEELTLPQIKLAMWDFGQCDSKKCTGRKLSRLHFLKELRVTNGFGGICLSPVGKQCVSREDSSVVQNKGLAVVDCSWARLDDVPFVKLRCAAPRLLPWLVAANPINYGRPCQLSCVEALSAALIICGEEETANLLLGKFNWGHAFLSLNKELLKAYANCQNSAEIISVQNDWLSQARQIPRAPTDSKVAADENDDNSQNSSXXXXXXXXLERNMNHLNIEDSDEDSE; encoded by the exons ATGGGCAATAACCGCCAACACCGATTCAGAAATCACCGCAACCATCATGCTCAATCCAGTCGTCAAAACCAATCCGCACT AGAGAACGATTCTCAAATATGCGTTCAAG AAACTTGTGAAGGCGATAATGAAGAAGCTGAAGAACTCACACTACCCCAAATAAAGCTTGCAATGTGG GATTTTGGGCAATGCGATTCCAAAAAGTGCACTGGACGCAAGCTTTCAAGACTGCATTTTCTAAAA GAGTTACGTGTGACTAATGGTTTTGGGGGAATTTGTTTAAG TCCTGTTGGGAAGCAATGTGTCTCAAGAGAAGATTCCTCTGTAGTCCAGAATAAAGGATTGGCTGTTGTGGATTGTTCATGGGCACGCTTAGATGACGTGCCTTTTGTTAAGTTGCGCTGCGCTGCTCCTCGCCTCT TGCCATGGCTTGTAGCAGCGAACCCAATAAATTATGGTCGGCCATGTCAGCTATCTTGTGTAGAGGCCTTATCTGCTGCTTTGATAATATG TGGAGAAGAAGAAACAGCAAATCTGTTGCTCGGCAAGTTTAACTGGGGTCATGCTTTTTTGTCTCTGAATAA GGAATTACTGAAGGCCTACGCTAATTGCCAAAACAGTGCTGAGATTATTTCTGTTCAAAATGATTGGCTATCACAAGCACGTCAGATTCCAAGGGCTCCTACTGATAGCAAAG TAGCTGCGGATGAAAATGATGATAATAGTCAAAACTCTTC NNNNNNNNNNNNNNNNNNNNNNNCCCTTGAAAGGAACATGAATCATTTGAACATAGAAGATAGTGATGAAGATAGTGAGTAG